DNA from Musa acuminata AAA Group cultivar baxijiao chromosome BXJ1-5, Cavendish_Baxijiao_AAA, whole genome shotgun sequence:
CTTTATTCCCTTACAACATGCCCGCAGGGCGTTTTCCATGCTTTCGCCACTATGGCAAATTAAACAAGTCTTAGCATTATACATACAGAAAAGGAGTTCATTCTAGACATGTTTTTGTTAAAATTACACCTCCCACTGTCATCTTTACTTTTGAGTTTCAGTCAATGAGGAAGTATAATATTAGTTACCAATGAAATTGAGGAAACACATAAGAGACATGAATCCGAGTGTTGTGAGAATCAGGCATAGCATCAGTGATGGCACAAAATGGGATGGAAGTGTGCTTAAAGAATGAATAAAGTGAATGCCAAACAGTAAAAAGATCAGAAGCCGTAACAACTATGAAACCAGTTAATAAAGATTGGCGTCTTGGAgactgaaaaaaatataaaaacaacaTAGTATTTTTCTAAAGGTCACTTATTGAAACTCCACATGATTTGACCTTACATTTCTGGACCAATATTATTAAGAAATCAACGCAATACCTGAATCAAGTCTCACCTTCGGACAATAGACACTCCACAGAGTTTCTTACAAAAGTCAACTCCCATGTATACAGATCCTGACCAAAATAAGAACACAATTATAAATTTACAGCACATTTTTTGTTCACATAGAGTACAAATATATATTGACTGCTgtatcttttatagttttcttatttATAGGGTTTCCTATTTGTAAAACTGCAtagatatacacacacacatatacatacatatattttataAAGGCTTTAACATGTGAGATTATTCGTTTACTTGCAGgagtaacatatatatatatatatatatatatatatatatatatatatatatatatatatacacacatacatatatatacatataaatatatacacatacatatatatatatgtatgtatatagatacacatattatataaagataaaaaataccTGTAGGGGTGACCACTTGCTTCTCAGTAAATGGCAAATGACCAAGACCATGCTCCACAACCTGGTATATTACTATTTTGTGTTACAAAGATAGTTTAATAATAACTATTATGAAAGCAAACCTAAGTTCATAGCAGTAATTGTATCAATTTGGATCCATAAATTGGAAAAGAAAATTGTAGAGATTACCAGCCGTATAAGACGATCTGAATAGAATACAAAGTCAGGTGTTGTTATGTCCCTATCACGAATAAGTGTGTGCATTCCTCGTATCTGTTCAGATGATATTTGAAAGTTTTATGTTATGTGGTCAATCATCTTAAGCTTAACAGGACAAAAAGGAATTGAGAAGTCCCATTTGCTCAATATAACATACAATAGCAATTTAACTAAAGAAAGTCACCTGGAACGTTGACTGAATAACATACACATTATTATAGATTTTGCACAAGTCATGCAGACCAAGCTTTGTCCGTATATGCTGTACAATAAGATCTATTGCAACGTGGTTATCACCTCCACGTGGTATGATCACATCAGCATATTTCTTCGATggaagaacaaaatcatcaaaagcAGGCTTCACAAACCTTCCATACTACAAACCAAAGTTGTTTTAGATAGACATGGTAAAACATTAGATACAATGAACATGTTTTAGATACCGTGAGTCCCTTTTATGAATAAAGAAAACCTTCAGGTGATGAAATTAAAGAAATATGTCTATGGGCAGCATATATCAGCAATACTAACAATTGCTTGAGTTAGTATTACTGCCGTGTTTTGATGGATGAAAAAAGAATATGAGCCTATTAACTTCAGTGCACCAACATCATTAGTGAAAGAAGTTCTTGatagaaattttaataaaatcacAACATTTTCTAAAATTGACTTGATCAAGGGAATTTTCTATGAGTAAGCATGAAAAACTTTCCATGGTTCCAAACATAACATAGATGCTATTGCCTACCAACATATGTGAATCATATGGAGCATCCCTATTTCTTCAAAAGATCTAAGGATTACCCATCCTTTCTCTACTCTAACCCTTGCCTTTCTAATTTATATGATAGTGAATGGTAGATACTGCAATGACAGTAGTAGGTGCCAAATCGGATGGTTGCAACACAAAGCAAATCGTAAGATTTTTTTCCTCACATAGTCATATGTTATACAAGGTTTTTAGGATGCATCAATGTGTACAGAATCCAGTTAGGATATGATTAAACAGATTGGTGGTCGGCAGGTCACAAAAAAGAATAATCATACGGTAAGCACCCGTTGTTAGACAAGAGGCGTTTAGTtttataaacattttctatggggGCATTGCATACGTGTGTATCGACCTGAATAGTTTGCATCCGTTACTAAAAAATCTTGAAGGACTAAATCCACCACAGAATCTGATCAACTCATACTGGTAGGAttaacatatatacacacacatccaTATGCATACACATGTCTCAAAACTTTAAAATGTGTGTTTTAGAGTCTTTTTTCATATACTACCTTTGGGTCTTGAtataagagaatatgtagaaatcgtGTTCCTTTTAGACACAGTATTTGCACATCATTACATATGCAGTTTTACAAGATAATGAATGCACATATCCTACCCAATTTCCAGATTAACAACAGAGAAGCCAAATAAATAGAATATGCATATCTACATGAAATAGTAGAAACCATATTATAGAGTAGCATACCTGCTCAAGCACTGAGCTGACATCTCTACCTCTCTCAACTGTATCACGCCTTATTCTTCGGGCAAGCCTTATATCAGCATCTAAAGGCACCATATGACAGAGAACAAGGGACTAATTATGTAGCAGAATAAGATAAAGATTGAAATGCTGCACATGTATGTCAAAGTTTTGTCTATTTTTACATGCTTTTGTACTCACTAGGGAATGATGCCTTTAATTCCTTGTTTAGATAATTTTTAAAGCACTAAAGCCATTCTTTGAATAGTTTTAAAGTACTAATTCCTTTAATTCCTTGTTTAGATAATATTAAAGCACTAAAGCCATTTTTTGAATAATTCTTTTGATATTTTGGATTAAGGGTGTAAGTTCGTGGTTGATTCTATGGTTTGTCTTTTatcttcttgctttatgtttataTCCTATCTTTTACTTTCTGCTTTGATCCCTCACCATGAAGGTTCTCATTACCATAAAAACATCACAAGCACTGGCAATGAACTAGTTTGTACAAATTCATATACCTTCAATTGCAAGTAAATCTAATAAAAATAAAGTAATTAACTGAGCTTTGATGAGTATCCAAAAGTGCAGCTCAGAAGTTTAAACAAATGAAAAGTTTCAGAGGGCAAAGAACTTAAACTGTACCAGAAGTTTTCACAAACCACTATCCAAGACCCTTGGAAATTCATAAGGATCTGATCATGACAACAACATATATGAACTTCATGAAATCAACTAAAGAGGCTAATATAACCTACCAACATAAATtaccaagaaaaaaaattcatgtaAAGATCTTAGAGAACAATTGCCAAAACTGTAAGTTGTGAGTTCCATGCCATTTCTCATTGACAATCCAGTATAGATTATAATAGAGCCTAAAATCAAACCTTCAAATATGATGCTTAAAGTGAACTGTCATCTTGCAAACGTATAAGAAAATGAAGACAAAATATAAACCTGTATCAACAAAAATCTTCATGTCCATCAAGTTACGGACTTGAGGATCATGAAAAACTAGGATGCCCTCCAAAATAATGACATCTGATGCATTTACCTACAAGATAATGTTTGAGTGGAAAGATGTCAGATTTTTCATATTAAGAAATTAAAGAAcactatatatttaaatataaaggtAGCTATATTAGCATTGTTCAGACTAGCATGTGATGATATCCTAAGGTTCAAGTCAAAGTCAGacaataattttaaaatacaCTTCTAGATACAATACTGTTTCAGGAAAAAGGAAAATCTTAGCCGTCTTGTTAGTATGGACCGATTTTTATCAGTCAGATGGCAGACCAACAATTTTGCCCAATCTGGTCCAAAACTGAGCTCACCGCCTGGTAATCTTACCTTATGAGACCATTAACTAACTGGAAATATGCAGTAATTGATAgtgtgactctctctctctctctctctcgctcgctcgctagTGGTCCAACCAAAACTGAtccatacaaattacaaacactcATTCACTATATGTTTTGGTACCGGGCTGAAATTTTTTAATCCTTGGTACCACATTATATTTATAgcacatattttaaaaaaaaatcaactaaACACATTGGATCATCGGGATGTTGGCCTTGAGCAATCCTAGCCCCCATTTGTTTAGGTTGAATGGTCCTAGTCACAGTTTGGCTAGGTTGAATCCAAATGTTCTATGCAATATTTAACCACACATTTTGGATACAGCTGACTCGAATAAAACTAGCTGGAACAAGTTTAATATGACAGCCATAGGTAAAAAGGTCGAATAATCTACAAGTACTCCAATGTGAAACCATCAATTATTTTTCATCATGGAAGCTCATGAATCATCAAACGGCCATTATCATCAAAAGATGAGGATCAGCACGCCCATCACTCTTCCTGGAAAGCATACCATCCAAAAATGAGGTGCCCATCTTAGGCATCAAATCATGTTTATTTCttgatgaaagcaaaaaaaatggATTAAGATTACCATAACTAGCAATATACTGCTCATAGGATCAGATTATGAGCAATCTGGCAGAGAATCAATTTAGAATGGCCATCCACCAATCCTGGCTAAACCATGACCATCTAATAGTTCCTTTCTCTGATCTTTTGTCAAGCTAAAGTGCTCGGCACCAAATATCTTGTTGGAAAGAAAGTAAAAGTAAACTGAAGCCATTATTTCATtttgttttttaaaaaataatgccaTAGGTGTCTTTTGCAGCATGCTCATCAAGCAAACACAAATCTGATTTATATTCCATGGCTACAACTACTTCCACAATTTGGTCTTTTAACCTTCATCCTCCAAAAAAGGTAGCACGCAACATCAATAAACTCCCAGCACGACATCTCAACCAACATAGAAGTTCAAAACCCTTTTTTCCAAATAAACATAAAATAGAATAGCTAGATATAACTTTCAGAATTAATCATTAAATACCTTTCTGAAAGATTCAGAACAACgccgatgattcttaaaatcataTATGGGAACATTGACAGAATGCCCACTCTTGAGCTTTCCCATGCACTCTAGAAGTTGTTCAGTATCAAAGGCATCTATCCAAAGAAACAAATAGATACTGTAAGAAACTATCAcaaccaaattacaaaaataaaataagtagCCAAATAGTGTCATTGCTCATTCTGCATGCAATTTGCAAGTAATGATAACACTGCACAATATGATTATCACCAGGATGATCAAAATTGTAGTCCTGGACGTGCTTAGATTCTTCACCAGTTAGGCCACGGTAAAATGAATCCTACATTCAGCAAGTTTAAATTAATATGCAAAACATTTAACCAAAAAGGATTGCATTGtttagaatttaaaattttaaatagctACACTGGTAGAACTGCAGTAATATATCTTTCACAATGGATAATATGAGGATCCACCGTGCAAAAGAGGTAAATTAGATCTTCAAACCAACAAAATGCATTTAAATTCAGTGGAAAAGAGAAAGACGGATTCTTTCATGTTGAATTAAAGAAACAACATCAATTATTATAATCACTTAgtttcttaaataaaaaaaaatcggcATTTAAATAAGTCATGGGGTTGCATATAGTATAACTGCATCTATTCATATGGACACCCCAGATATCTATCTAAAGCTAGAGAACTAGAAAACAGGAGCTACATATGGTGATAGTAGGGACAGTATCATGGCTCTCAAGATCAAGATAGGAAGAGCTCAAATGCCTACCAAACTAAGACATAGGACGACTTCATCGTACATCAGCTTTTAAGTAAAAATTCAAGGTTTCAATGCATAAGCAGATGAGTTAAAATTAAGTTGCAGCGATTACCATCAGAAAGATGAGATTAACtcctagttttctcaataataagCCAACATGTATATCAAGATGCTCAGTAAATCTTCCAATCACTCAATGAAGGTACAAAGTCCATAAAACAATCGATCAGCAAAAGTCAATAGCTCTAGGCTCATCCTTTTCAGAACATTTCATTAAACAGGGACAACAGAGAGAGGTAGGATAGAGTGCCAAAAGTTATAAAAATATGCAATAAACATAGAAGTGATCAATCAAACACTTCCACTCCCAACTCCTCACATAAAATAATCCTTTGAGATAAGCTTGCAATAAAATAAAGGAAACACAGAGATCACATGTTAAACTAGACAGATCTCCAAACTACACCTAAATCACAGGCCAACTCGCTAGTATGTTGTTTCAACCGCTTTTCCAGTAAATTACAACTTTGGATTACCTCAGAGAAGgcacacacaaaaaaaataaaaataaaaaagaacggAGAACGATAAAGAAAAATCGCACCTTTTTCCTGTCTGAACATCGTAATTAACAAGGAAACAAAGAAGGAACAATAAAATGCCACACAAGGATCCCAAACAACAACTTCGTACCTGATTCACGAGAACGACACGGTGATCGTGAAGCTGCTGGATGATCATGTCGCAGACGGTGGTCTTCCCGGAAGCCGTACCCCCACAAACCCCTAAACAAAACCCCACCGACCACAAGAAAGGCTCGgaatcataaaagaaaagaaccccAACAGCCCAATCAACAATGAAGGCTTCTAATGATCTCAAACGAGGATGAAAGCCCGATTAGGGTTCTTCAAACTTACCGATGAGGAAGGGCTGCCtcggggcggcggcggaggaagcAGATTCGGGGGAAAGGACCTGGGAAGCCCTGGCGGAGGAAGGGGAGGAAGGGGTGGAGGGGGAGGAGAGGCGGAGTGAGTCGAGGCGGAGCCCGCTGAAGTGAGCGCCGGCAGCCGCCTCCATCACCTCGTCCATCGACTTCTCCGGCATCGCCCTCTTCTCCCTTTTATGGTGTTATTGGAGAATATATTCCTCGAGCGTAATTTAATTTTATGGGATCAGAGAATGCTGCACAGCCCTATTTATAGGTTTGGCGAAGAAGCCGAAGCGTGATTGGCGGAAACAGTGGCCAATTGCTCAATGTCTCAATTTATAGTTGGAGATGACCAAATtaacaagaatatatatatatatatatatatatatatatatatatatatatatatatatatatatatatacttatttttatttattttatttaaatttatttatttaaaatatatatttatttatatatttaaatttaaaaaatatatatttaaatttatttctttaaaaaaataaaataataaaagtaaGATTTCATCATGAAGTGAATATGATACAccatcatcaaaataatatcatggatATAAAATATATCGAATTAGTCTCTGATTAGTTAGttgattggattttaatttttgatacttTAGAAAATCTAAAtaacaaataaatatataattaattgttAGAATAATAAAGTATTAAGaacataatttaatattatttgttTATGTCTTTAGTTGAAATGACATTGATTAAATTTATATATCTATCATCCAAATTTGAGTGAAAAATATTATGACAACAATGAAACTGTAAATCTTAATTATTTGGAGTtagttaatttataaaaaaattatatgcttgattaagtttaaattatatttaagaaatattaagaacaaaaattaatatcatatcatagaaaaaaataataaattgatattGTACATTAAACAAGGGTTAGATTAATGAGCATAATTAAATCCATACAAAAATGGGCATCACTAAATCTAAAAA
Protein-coding regions in this window:
- the LOC135674554 gene encoding uridine/cytidine kinase UKL1, chloroplastic-like, with product MPEKSMDEVMEAAAGAHFSGLRLDSLRLSSPSTPSSPSSARASQVLSPESASSAAAPRQPFLIGVCGGTASGKTTVCDMIIQQLHDHRVVLVNQDSFYRGLTGEESKHVQDYNFDHPDAFDTEQLLECMGKLKSGHSVNVPIYDFKNHRRCSESFRKVNASDVIILEGILVFHDPQVRNLMDMKIFVDTDADIRLARRIRRDTVERGRDVSSVLEQYGRFVKPAFDDFVLPSKKYADVIIPRGGDNHVAIDLIVQHIRTKLGLHDLCKIYNNVYVIQSTFQIRGMHTLIRDRDITTPDFVFYSDRLIRLVVEHGLGHLPFTEKQVVTPTGSVYMGVDFCKKLCGVSIVRSGESMENALRACCKGIKIGKILIHRDGDNGKQLIYEKLPKDISERHVLLLDPVLGTGNSANQAIELLIQKGVPESWIIFLNLISAPEGIHCVCKRFPSVKIVTSEIDVALNEDFRVIPGLGEFGDRYFGTDN